Genomic window (Onychomys torridus chromosome 5, mOncTor1.1, whole genome shotgun sequence):
AAGAAGCAGCGATCTCCTCTCAGGTATGGTATGTACAGGCACAGGCAGCAGTCTCATGCCTGTGAACATATATTGAATACCAGCTGAATACATACATCCGAAAGGCTTTGAGCAGCAGGCTCTATTCTAGGTCCTTTGCAGGGGCCGTGGACCTATTTCAGAAGCACAGATTTACAAATCAGACtctaaagttaaaaacaaaacacaggaaaataaaaaatgacaaacaaacaaaaaaccccaaccatAGCCCTTCCCTGTATTCCATAGAAAGATCCTTCAGATTCTCTGCATGTGGTTTGGATTATGTGTTGCTTGTTTCTGATGTGTTATGTACCATAGACGGGGTTCCAGCAGCACCTTAGGACCTAGCACTACTGGTATTTCCCCCGGGGTCTATGTGCACATGCCTTCCCAGCAGAGAGACAGACCCCCAACCTCCCAGCCCTTCGGATGGCCTGGCTGCTGTGGGCGTGAGATCCTTCATCTGCAGGTTTCTTGCTCTCACAGTTGTAGGTGAGGGCTCATAAGCCTGCACTTGTCCGTCCCTCTGTCACTTCCGCATAAGCAGAGGGAAGGTGGGCTGTCTAGAGAAAATAGATGGCCTCAGGGCAGCTGGCAAGGGTGGGGAtctttcccatctgctgccaaagGGCGTGGCCAGAGAAAGATCAGTCCTTGGTGTGAGCATGGAAAAGACAGGGCCTCTAGGGCACTGCTGGGTGGGCAGTGGACTGGATGGAAGGCTCCAGGCTGCCtggggataggtggggctggggtACAACATGGGGAGACGGGACAGATGGTGATGGGCATAGGGAAAAGGAGGCACAGACTGAGAGGCTTCTGCGGGACCCCCTTCGAGCGAGTGATAAGCTGCGTGGTTGCCCCCGTGGCTTCCCAGAAGACTACTCAACACAGTTTTTGTCACAGGTTCCAAGGTGACAGCCACCTGGAGCAGCCGGGCTGCTACCACCATTGTGTGGATGAGAACATCGAGAGGAGGAACCACTACCTAGACCTGGCGGGGATTGAGAACTACACTTCTCAGTTTGGACCTGGTAAGGGACTGGGGGCggggtgtgtgcacacagaaacacagagctaGGTAGTGGCCATTGTTCCCTGAGGGCTGGGGAGCTTGCTACTGAACACAGCCCAGGCTCTTCTCAGAGGAGGTAACATTAAAGATGTTTTCAAAAGGAAAGTAATACTTGGACAGAGCTGAGCAAAACTCAAGAGAATGGGAAGGCTTCAAACCCAGCTAAAACAATAGTCCCTCCCAGGCCGTCCCAGCTCTGGCCTCACATCAGCCACAGCTCTGGGGGCCACTTGGTCCACGAAAGTGCCGTGCTGCCAGCATCTGTGCCCTTGGGCCTTGTTTTACCTTTGCTCCCTCTTAGTTGAGCTCCCTCTGGTGTCCTCTGTGTTCTTTTATACACTTGGAATGTCCACCCACCTTAATTCGACCCATCTGCCATCATCTTGCCTCACCTCTCAGCAGATGGGAAGGTTCCCTTTCATGCAGAGCAGCAAAGGACAGTAAATTGATAGCTCAGATGAAAAGGTCATGGCTCCTGGTAACCCCAGGGCAGCCCAGTGCACACAGTGGGCACTCATGAAGTATCTGTCGGATTGGTTCCTAGGCTCCCCTTCAGTGGCCCAGAAGTCAGAGCTGCCCCCTCGAATCTCCAACCCCACTCGCTCTCGCTCCCATGAGCCAGAAGCTGCTCACATACCACACCGGAGGCCCCAAGGTGTGGACCCGGGCTCCTTCCACCTCCTTGACACCCCATTTGCCAAGGCGTCAGAGCTCCAGCAACGGCTCCGGGGTACTCAGGATGGGAGCAAGCACTTTGTGAGGTCTCCCAAGGCCCAGGGCAAGAACATGGGAATGGGCCACATGGCCAGAGGTGCAAGAAGCAAGCCTCCACTGATGCCCACCACCCACACTGTGTCCCCCTCTGCCCACTTGGCCAccagcccagccctcctccccaccctggcACCTCTGGGCCACAAGAAACACAAGCATCGAGCCAAGGAGAACCAGGCAAGCTGCCGGGGCCTGCAGGCCCCACTGGCTGCAGGAGGTGCCACCGTCATGGGGCGGGAGCAGGTGAGGGAGCTGCCTGCTGTCGTGGTGTATGAGAGCCAGGCTGGGCAGGCTGTCCAGAGACacgagcaccaccaccaccatgaacatcaccaccactaccaccacttcTACCAGCCCTAAACCCCACCAGGCCACCACATGAAGGACCCGCCCCCACGCCTGAAGGCATCATTATtctattaattattgttattatgacaattattgttattaataattattgttaCTCCACTAATATTTTAGCTAGCCCTTCATGTAGACGATATATGGAAACACAGAActaaacttttatttatatgttgtgGGGATTATATAACTCACCCGAGAAGTGACTGGGTTTGGAAGGGTCCTTGGGCCACCCCAGCTGCAGGGTCCAGGCAGATCTTCCCAAACCGCAGGAGCCCTCAGCCCAGCTGCCCCACTCCAGCTCTTCCAGGAGAGCACCCTTGCCTGGCTCAGCTTCAGAGACCCTCAAGAGCTCCAGAGGACAACAGCTGCTACCTCTCAGTGTTATTCTGTTTTGACTTGGCCCTTAACTGATTGTAACGTGCTGCAGGGGATCCCAGTGGACTGCCGCCATGTCGATGTCTCCCTGCGCTTGTGTTTTTGCACCTCGACCTAGACACCTTAGCTGTGCTTTCTGGAGTTACTCCCTCACCTTGGCCCAAGACAGCCCCGTCCTTTTGGGGGGGGATGCGCAATGTGGAAgcgcccctcctcctcctgtgcccCCCTTTGCTTTTGAAGGATGCGCCTGTGTTTAATGATTGTCCTCGGAGccagccttcctcttctggaAACCGCCACAGAGAGAAGCGACCACGTAAAGAAGCGTGGGCTCCCAAGATGGCACCATTGTGTGACGGAGGATGTGAAACCCGAGTTTGCCATCAGCAAATACACTCTGTGGCTCTCTAGCAGCCTTTGTATCTATAGGTAGATGCTGCCTGTCCGTGTCTCTGTATCTTTCTATAAATACACTCTCAGGTATCTTTGCCGGTGTGCAGAAATCACTGCGCTGCTCTGTGGAAGCTCCTGCAACCCAGATGGACCCCATGTGTCATGTAAGGGCTGCCTGTCCCTCAGACACGAGCAGCCACCTCCCTCTTATCAGAGGTCGTTTCTTCGGGTTTGAAGTCTGCAGTTTTGGAGAGACCTGCTTGGGTATAGAAACTTAGAGTGGAATGGGACGGCACCTGAGACCCTGGGACAGAGTATTGGACAAGGGCCTAGGGAGACCAGAAAAAGACCATTGTCACATAGTTGGGGCCCCTAGGTAAACATGACAGTCCCAGGTTGAGTACTTTGAGGGGGGCTAGACAAGGTTGGGTGTCAACAATGGAGCAAAGGTAAAGAGACAGCAGAACCCAGACCAGCACTAAGCTACCCCTGTACCTGAAAGGTGAGGTTGAAAGGCACCTAGGAGCTGTGACCTCCATTCAGGGAATGTAGCCGGTTGTGTGGAACCCCCAGGGGTGGATGTCCTGGTTCCTTCCCCTGCCTCTTCCATATCCTTCTGTAGTGGCATCTGCTGAAGGTCTTGGGAGGGAGTAGCAGTTGTGCGGGCTTTTATTCTTGAGGGCCTTGAGAGAGTCTGACCCCAGAAGGAAATGATCGCAGCTGTCCATCTgcccctctgtctcctgagtttagcATGGTTGGTAAGCATGCACTTCTGAAGGTAGTGAGCATTGGTTGCTTTTATGGTGTTAATTTTCCTGGTTGCTTGGGACTGGTTGATGCAATCTTCAAGACGGCACTatgaggcaacaggaagtagaaatCCAGGGACTGCATCTGAGGCTCAGAGTGGTCAAGAACCCACTGGAGACACACACGGTAGGTGGCAGTGCTGGGTCCTCGTTGTCAGGTTCCCTAACACTATGAAGGACTTGAGCCCTGGCCTTTCCTCACAGGAAGCTTTCAGTTTCTGTTTGGCTAGAATCCAGCGCACAGGAGGTGACTGTAACCAAACCAAATGGGCAAGGCCTTGTGGGAGCTGGTTTCGAGATGACAGGATCCAGTATGAACGAAACAGTTTTCGTCCCTGAGTCACCCCTGTGTCAGCAGGCCTGAACTACCGTCATTCTGGGTCCAGGACCAGGAGGAAAGAACTTTCTAGGAGACAAAAGCCTGATGAGGGATGGTGGTTGACTGGGTTTGGACCAATCAGCGCGGCCCACCGGGTATGTGCCCACTTGCCACAGGAGGCAGGGTCAGCACTGAGgacagcaggggtggggtgggggtgtagcaaacaacaaaacaaaacaaacccaggccCACAGGTGCCACAAGCAGTGATAACTAGGGAGTGGGAGCTAGCTTTATGACATGGATCCTTGGCCTGGGGAAGGAGGTCCCCTGCTGCTCCAGGATTTTCTCACTTCTTGATAACTTTTAAAAGTCACTTATAAAAATAGTGCCATGTTCACCTGTAAAAGCCCATGGAAGTTTAGAGTAAAAGGTAACTCACCAGGCtccatcccagcatccatgtccagATGCCCTCCAGGACCGTGGGTGCAGTGTGGTGGTTGGGACATAGGCTGGTGCCAGGCTGCAGGGACTCAAGACCTGACTCCCTTTCCTCACAGCATGTACTACTGCAGGTGAAATGCTATGCCTTAGTTCCTCCCTTGTGAGCACTATCCAGATGCTAGCTGTTTTCCTGAGTagaataaatgcattttataGAATATCTCccatttaaattttgttaatttaaatttCCCAACAGAGTTTGAAACAGTTGTGTAACAGTAACCTTGAACTCACCACCCAGAAGTTTCAAATACTGACATTCTGCACTATTTCTTTCTGATctatttttaagagagaaaaccTGGCAGTTATGCTCAGTCCCTTCCTCAccctgttcttttatttttatccaaGGAGCAGCATAGTGTTCATTCTTAGGCTTTCTTCTCTGCAGCCCAGTGTACTTGGGAACCTCCCCCAGAGTCACTGAACTTTGTCCCCCTGAACAGCTGCTCAGCCCTCTTGCTCAGAGGCACTGTCACCGCCTGGCAGGCCGGTGGGTCGTCTCTCATCCTTTGCCATGACACACTGCATAGAGGGTCCTTGTACGTAACTTGTCTCACTGtctactcaggagacagaaggtGACAGAAGGCATCAACTTAGAGCTGCTCGTTTCCAGATCAAGTGTGGTTTCCGTTTTGAAGCTATTGTAAGTGACCTCTTAAAAGCGGTTAGAGCAAATAattaggaggaaagaagagagagaggaaggcagaggagacaaAGTTGGATTCTGTGTGTAGATGTGACCCAGTTCCCGGGCACAGTTGCTGCTTCCCTGGCCCCTGAGCTCTGAGCACCCAACCTCCCTGGAGCCTGGAGAAGTATCTGGGTATTTTTCAGATTTAAGGCATCATGGCCTTGCAGCTTTGGGCACACGTGTACATGGATGGCACTCGCTGCTTGGTGATAGGAGGGGGAGGGCATGATGGATATCCACTTTGCTCTCACCTCCCCTGTCTGGGGAGCAGCACACACCCAGCCATGCCAGGTAGACATTTTGGCAAAGGGCATAGCCAGGACCTGTTTGACTTTCTCCTTTGCCCAGTATTCATATCTCAGATTGCTGCTGGGCCAGAGAGGTGGGAAGAGCGGGGCTACCTATCCAAAGTCCTACTAATCAGCAGTCCCTGTGACTCATGACCTAGGCTATGGACACCACCCAACACCTTCAGTTGTGTGAAGGTCAGGGCTGCCAGCCACACTACTGGCACTAGGGGATTGCCTATTCCAAGTTCTCCAAAGCAACCTTACCCTTTGCCCAGGCTCACTCCATCAACCAATCTCCTGGTGCTGGCCTTGGTCTCCTGCTGTTCCCACTCTGGCAGGGCTGTGTCTGTAGAGACAGTAGAGATAAATCAGCTACCTGCCTTACTGGAACTAGACACAGGCACGGGTCACCCTTCCCATCATTAAACTACTCCTACCCCAAGACCCCTTTATTTGGGGCTCTGGTCTGCTCTGAGCCAGAAGAACCTTAAAGCCAGCTCCTCTTCTCCAGAGCTGATGCTCTAGGATGTCTTTCCTGCTCTGATACATTTTCCTTTGGAGGGCTCCTGATGCCCAGGATCTGGTCCCAGGAAGTGGCGGAGTTAAGCTTGGACACCCTGCTTCCAGCTGACCCAGTCAGTGAGTAGTTTGCTCTCCCCTAGCCTTCCAAGCAGTAGAGGAAGTAATCCTGCTCCATGTAGCCCATCAGGCTGGCAGCCAAGAGTTACTTACTGCAGCCCAAGTCCCTCCTGATGTGACTTGGGAATTGGCCAGCCTGTCAGTGGGTGGAAACTGCATTCAGAATCACCTGGAGGAGGTTTTAGAGGCCAGTCCTTTGGTCACACCTCTGATGATGCTGATTTGGGGGTCTGGGAATTAGCTTGGCTATTAAGAGCTCAGGATCCCAGATGGTATGCTACACAGCCAAGGTGATACTCTAGAGCCTTGCAATGTCCCCTAGATAATTTCAGAAGACCTTTTGAGAGAAATACTTGAATTCTAGGACTGAAGAAGCATGTTAAATATAGACTCCCAGGCTCACCCCTAGATTAAGGGCTTAGGGTTAGGATACAGGGACAGTGATTTTTAACAAGATCCCACCCCTGGACATGGTGGTGTATCTGTCCCATAGGCCATCCTGAGAATGCTGGGAGCCTGTGCTTTGGCCCTGCCTCAAGGAATATGTGAATTGGAATAGAAGGGAGACAAGGACATGCACACCCACCCGCTGCCGCTGCCACTGCGCACTAACGGTCCAGAAAACTTCATGGAAATCAGAACAAGTATCCATAACCCCAGGAGAGGACCAGGCTAGAGTGCTCAGTACCTCCATTTGTATAGGCCAAGTTTCTCTCCTAGCTGTGCTGCCATTGGCTCTGAATAGCCCACCCACTCCATTACCACAAAACCACAAACATTGCAGAGAACTGGACTTACTGAGACCCAGTGGCTTCCAATTGGAGTGGTCCCCGAGTGACAGAGACATGGACATAGTTTTGCCCTCCTTCACCTGAGATGAGATTTGGCATTAATAACATATGCATATACTCCTTAAAACCCCTCTTCCTGATTCCTGCACTTGGCCTTGGACCCCTGGGCCAAGGTTGACTTGGCAGTATAGAACTCATTGTGGCCACCACTTTGTTTCCAAGCCGATGGCTACCAGGTCACTGTGGGAGCCAGCTTTGGGGATCGTGTTTGGGCAGACCCCTGTCCCCAGGAAGAAAGGTGGATGGGGAAGCCATTTGGAGCTTAGTTCTTAGAATGAGAAGCAGAGGTCAAAGACCATAAAGGCTCTCAGCATTGACGGGATCATTCCTTACCTCCACCAGAGTTCTGATACCCTATGTTACTAACATTATTactctttttctctatttccaaAAGCAAAATTCGGGTGCCTTCATCAAAGCTGGCCACCTAAGCAGTTCATCGTTTTCCAGCCAGGCTGTTCTTCCTGGAGCTTTAGCAaatccagcagagggcagcaagCAGGGTGTGCCTGGGAACCTGGTCCTGAGTGTCTCTGTCATGTCCGCAGCGCCTGAAGACAGGGCTCCTCCCAAAGTGGGGGTCTTCAAGGCCCAGGGTGCAGTAGGTGGTTAGTAAATAGGAGAGTAAACACGATGGGGAGGGAGACAAGGCACCCACTGCAAGGTGGGGAAAGTTCATGGCCTCATGAGAACCCTGGCATCCTCCCGGCTGGGGTCTTAGGGATGCAAGTGTGCATAGCAGCAGCATTGctgtcttttgcttttgttttgaaaaccatgcttaagatgtagctcagtggtagagctcttgcagAGCCTGTGCAGAGCCTGGGGTTTGATCTCAAgaacaggagcagcagcagcagcagcagcaaagccaATACAACAAAACGACAAGAGCACCATTTAgtttatttaaaaggaaacaaaccaCATTGTGTTGTTCTCATTTTgctggttggttgattgattggttggttcctACCTCCCCCAGAACCAGTGAAGATTCAGCCAAAAGTTCTTTGTGGTTTTGAACAAATGATTGTGATTGGATGGGAAGGATCTTTCTACCATAGATACAGGAGATTGGAGACTCCAGGAGGCAGACTTGTCCAGAAGCCAATCCTAGACCAGCTCCAGCGAGCGCTCTTTAATACCTGAGGCACTCGCTGTCTACACAAAGGCACACGTTTGTTCCAGATAGCCAGTATCTGGAAGCTGGGGAGGGGCCTGGTCAGGACTTCACAGGCTACCGAAGTCTGCTGGTATTGACAAGGCTTAGCCATCTCAGTGATGGGCAGGCCAGTTCAGTAGTAAGCGCTGGACCACATGCCTGTGCGgcacatggcagagggtagattGAACAGGGATGAGCCAAGTTTCCCAGAGCTCTGgccaccctccccctcccacccatcCTACTCAGCTCCTATGCTAACCTCCAACAGCTGGGACAGACCTAGAAAGGTCCagtataccatgtttgtctcaTTTCAGGGTTTCAAAGACTTTAAATGAATGTCCAAAATCTAaagttttcacttaaaaaaacaaggctgctggcttttttttttttttttttttaaatgagaatcaGAAAATCAAAATCACATTCCTATCAGAGTTGAGTAGTGTCTGGTCCTTCAGGTAGTGCACAAGCACCCCCAGGACCTGGGGCCCATCACCTAAGCCCCAAGCCTTCCTAGCCTGGTCTAACTGCCTTAGAGCTCATAGCATGTATTTCCCCTGACTGTGAGTTGAGCTGGATCCAGTTGAGTAGGGGTGTTCCAGGCATGAGAAGACATTCACAGGAAGGTGTCAGGGAGTCCCCCCAGCCCTCACCACATAGCCCATTACTCAGGTGGGCAAGCCTGGCCATAGCAAAGCCCTAGGGGTAAGATTGCCCCCAGCCTTGATTGGTTTGTCAAGTAGCCTGACGAGATCTACTTAGCTTTAAGCTCCTGGGTCTTTGGCGATTTCAGCAAGATAGGAGATGGGAAAAGGGTGCCTTCCGTATCGAGCTCCCTGAACAAATACCACCCAGCTCTCcaggaagggaagcaggaaggctGCTGGCTAGTCTGGAGAGCTCAGCATGGACCCCAATGCTGCCTGTGCAGTTGTGGCTTCTGAAGGTTCAGGAGGACCGCCCCAGGTGGCCTGGCTGGCAGAATGCCGCTTACTTGCTGTGTGACACTGAACAAGTGTCCTGACTATTCTGTACCTCGCTTTCCTGATTTACAATGGACTCATTACAGTCCCCACCGCATGGAGCTGAAAGGATGAGATTAAAGGGCCCATGGGCGTGAAACTGTAGCACAGACCATTGCATGTGGGAGGCCAGTCATCAACGCCAGCTTCTGTGAGGAGAACACGGCCCCAGAAGACCATGGGAAGTAGGTGCTGCCCTGCCCTCACCCCAACTGCAGAGGCCTTTCTGCTACATACTTGAGATCACCCTGCCTGACCTGTTGTTTTTCCCGACCACATTCCATGGGGTCATTCTTTACTTCCATACCTGGCTTGTGGTGGGGACTTGGAAATGCTGCTATACAGCACAATGAGACTGCCCCAGCCCCAGTCCTAGGGAGTGACAGCTCTGAGCCCACGGACGTGGATAGGATTGGAGACTGGCAGCCTGTGGGGCCCTTCCTCGTAAACAGTAGCCTTCTAAAGCTTGTGGCTGAATGGCCAGCAGGCATTGGCTGAGACAACCAGGACCACTCATTCTCCATGGGCCACCATCACTGTCCTCAAGTCAGACAGCTGAAAGCGTTCTAGAGACTACAGGCTGACCAAGGGCCCAGAAGCTCATGAATCCTACGGTTCCTTCTTTCTCGGGGCTGATCATGCTTGTTGCTAGGCTGTGCTCATTCACCTCTGCAGTTAGTCAATCAAGTTGCCTTGAACACTCAGTATGTGAGTCCTCATCTGCTGGTCCTGGGGAAACAGAGGGAGAGGTTCCTGCCTGCCTGTCGTGACATTGCCACCAGCCAGTCAGTGCACAAAGACACTTGTTTCCTGGATATTGATGCTCACATTGAGCTTGGACATAGGACCACATCTCCAGCCTGGCGTTTGCTCCTTGAGACAGTCCCAGCTTCCCCATGCTTAGGAACCAGGCAGTCCTGCTCTAGGCCGAGGGACTATTTTAAACAGCGAAATCCCCAGCACAGAGCAAAGCCCAGAAAGAAATTGTGACAAGGACATATGTTTATAAGACAAAAGCTGGAACCAGAGACCAGGGCATTGCCCTGTTCATCCCAGCTGGGCATGAGCAGTCAGGCAACTCCATGAATGACCATGAAAATGCCATAGGTAATAACTTTGGGTTTACACATGAAGTTACACAGGTTGCTAAAAGCACAGTATGGGCATCTGTCAAGGATGGAGCCCTCTGTTCAGACCTGTTTATGTCAATTATATGGTTTCCACTAAATCTCTGTCTGTTCACCAGAGATCAAGGGCCCAGCTGAGTGCTAGTTAGAGTCCTGTAGAGCGAGGAAAGGATTCACACTTCTAGGCTCTTGCACAGCCTCCAGTCAGACCCAGCATGGGGTCTAATACCAGCCAGAGAAGTGTCTTGGGTGACTGGCTTAGAAGCACAAATGGGTAGTGGCGTTGCTGTCACAGAACCCTGCTACAAGGCTCCTGTAGCATGCTTGTTCTGTTCCCAGGCAGTTGGCGCAGGCTGAGGACTGGGCTCTTGTGTGGATGTTTTGGGGTGCAGAAGAGAACAGAGGCACTGATGTTGTCTTGTGGGGTCTTAGCAGGATCCGTGTCCCAGGGTTGGAAGAGAGAGCCTGGCTGTCCCACTTGGTCCCACTTCCCCCGACTGTGACCTCTAGAGTGCAGCATCTGATTGTGATGTGGTTGGTCCTGAGACTCCTGGCCCAGCCTTTCCAGGgaggcttccttcctcctcctcctcctccactgagcGTTGGCCTGTGCGTGCCCCAAATGTCTTACTATAGTTTACTTATAACTCACCAGTCTGTTGTTACAAGGAGCTGCCACATTTGCGCTTTTGAGAAGGATTTGGGCAGAACAAATAATTGGGCCTCACTGCTCAGAGATGACCATCTCAGACTCAGCAGGCCATTCCTTGGACCACACCCATACCACGTTTATCTCCAGAGTCCTCTGTCCTTATATACTTTTCCAGTATATAGTGATCAACAACTGTGTCAGGAAGAGTGTTCATGTCAATCAAAAATGCTCATGTGAACCAAGCAGACCCCATCTTGATGGACTTTCACAGGGCTCATAGgccagtgggagtgggggcatcTGTCACACAGTTGCATTGCTCCGGGCTGGGATGCCTTCTGTGGAGACATGGAGGTATAACAGCACATAACAGACTGAGGGGGCAAGAGTTGGAACCGTATGTAGGTGAGAGTGCAAGACTGATGAGGAATTAGCCAGGGAGAAAGCCAGTCAAGACCATGACATAGAAGAGAAGGTGAGGCATTGGGTGAATGGCTGGGAGCCagtgtgcatgagtgtggcaAGGGAGCCAGCCAAGGCTGGTAGGCTATAGGAGAGGGCATGGCAAATGGTGTCCTCTAACCTAAGAGACATAAAAAAATTGGAAGCTCAGCAGTGGGAGACAGCATATGCCCCTGGCTAGTACATGGTGGAGGGATTGGAAAGTGTCCTGGACAGGGGATCCTCACTATAAGGCACATGGTGACTCAACATCTACCCATCTAGTGTGGGTGTCTGTGACATGCTTCCCCATGAAGGTGCTTAGGTACACTAGTCTGTCTCCATCCTGGACCAACACTACTGTTCCTGATGTCAAACCACATCTCTTTAAGTGTGGAAAGGAACATAAGGATGTGGGTGGGTCTAAGCAAGGATGGAGGCAGAAAaggtagaaagaggagggagggtggggaaggTTAAGTGAAACTAGGAGTGTACGGGGAAGCTGATGAAAACCCATTGTTTTGTAAGacaattgaaaataaatcttgaaaaaggaGTTTGAACAGAGGTGCCGTCTATGAGTGGAGAATGTTGCTCCTAGAAGCCATAATTTATTAAATGAAGATCCCAGTGTCAGGCTTGAGATACCTTTATCCATTGTTAGTCAGGGAGGCCCCAGAGATGCCCCCAATACAGCAATTGCCATTGCTTTTGGTTGCCATCATAACTGGATAGTAAGACCCTACTACTGAAGACAAACATTTGAGACAGAGAGAAGTCAAGCTAGAACTCACTTGAAAACTTCCTCCCTAACGACTAGTTTTCATAGTGCCAGGGGTGATACTCAGACTCCTGGGGGAGAAAGGTCATCAGTATTGCCCAGTAGTGAACCCTTGGATGCCTCAATACTGACCTTCCAGGAAGATGTGCCCAccagtacaatagtggcacaaagttCC
Coding sequences:
- the Nkd1 gene encoding protein naked cuticle homolog 1 isoform X3; translated protein: MEKLSEPVPGSKKQLKFEELQCDVSVEEDSRQEWTFTLYDFDNSGKVTREDITSLLHTIYEVVDSSVNHSPTSSKTLRVKLTVAPDGSQSKRSVLFNHTDLQSTRPRADTKPAEELRGWEKKQRSPLRFQGDSHLEQPGCYHHCVDENIERRNHYLDLAGIENYTSQFGPGSPSVAQKSELPPRISNPTRSRSHEPEAAHIPHRRPQGVDPGSFHLLDTPFAKASELQQRLRGTQDGSKHFVRSPKAQGKNMGMGHMARGARSKPPLMPTTHTVSPSAHLATSPALLPTLAPLGHKKHKHRAKENQASCRGLQAPLAAGGATVMGREQVRELPAVVVYESQAGQAVQRHEHHHHHEHHHHYHHFYQP
- the Nkd1 gene encoding protein naked cuticle homolog 1 isoform X1, with translation MGKLHSKPAAVCKRRESPEGDSFAVSAAWARKGIEEWIGRQRCPGSVSGPRQLRLAGTVGRGTRELVGDTSREALGEEDEDDFQLEVALPPEKTDSLVSGDEKRMEKLSEPVPGSKKQLKFEELQCDVSVEEDSRQEWTFTLYDFDNSGKVTREDITSLLHTIYEVVDSSVNHSPTSSKTLRVKLTVAPDGSQSKRSVLFNHTDLQSTRPRADTKPAEELRGWEKKQRSPLRFQGDSHLEQPGCYHHCVDENIERRNHYLDLAGIENYTSQFGPGSPSVAQKSELPPRISNPTRSRSHEPEAAHIPHRRPQGVDPGSFHLLDTPFAKASELQQRLRGTQDGSKHFVRSPKAQGKNMGMGHMARGARSKPPLMPTTHTVSPSAHLATSPALLPTLAPLGHKKHKHRAKENQASCRGLQAPLAAGGATVMGREQVRELPAVVVYESQAGQAVQRHEHHHHHEHHHHYHHFYQP
- the Nkd1 gene encoding protein naked cuticle homolog 1 isoform X2, with the protein product MELVGDTSREALGEEDEDDFQLEVALPPEKTDSLVSGDEKRMEKLSEPVPGSKKQLKFEELQCDVSVEEDSRQEWTFTLYDFDNSGKVTREDITSLLHTIYEVVDSSVNHSPTSSKTLRVKLTVAPDGSQSKRSVLFNHTDLQSTRPRADTKPAEELRGWEKKQRSPLRFQGDSHLEQPGCYHHCVDENIERRNHYLDLAGIENYTSQFGPGSPSVAQKSELPPRISNPTRSRSHEPEAAHIPHRRPQGVDPGSFHLLDTPFAKASELQQRLRGTQDGSKHFVRSPKAQGKNMGMGHMARGARSKPPLMPTTHTVSPSAHLATSPALLPTLAPLGHKKHKHRAKENQASCRGLQAPLAAGGATVMGREQVRELPAVVVYESQAGQAVQRHEHHHHHEHHHHYHHFYQP